The Pricia mediterranea genome includes a window with the following:
- a CDS encoding site-specific integrase — protein MRHECGTLMYNYKFYISDKPNLNGNHSVKLRYYENRNSRIQIDTGIEIPAKYWNKEKSFLKKSKEVGSEFVQLTQMDSLASQIVSTYQNQNKPLSKKLFKKQFEDGEPSINQKPLQDFFDEFEDYLESKRGKVVKDVIKDYNSLTKHLKGFQEFSGVIIDFNAFDYNFYQEWTDYLAYHAPLKNGGIGMKNNTIGKLVKNLKAFLNDRMRRNRIQPIDLSAFKVVQEEVDHIYLSDDEIQAIANVDCKEEKELEKVKDFFVIGCLTGLRFSDISRIRPEYLDNEGFLNIRQKKTSGRIVIPLRKQVKTILKKYEGYAPDIDSFTFNRRIKELGDAAELHQKVEIEHKRGTIKEAQLLEKYKLISSHTCRRSFCTNAYLNGIDVQLIMKISGHKSEKAFRRYLKISNYEAAQKLKEAWGLA, from the coding sequence ATGCGGCACGAATGCGGCACGCTGATGTACAATTATAAGTTTTACATATCTGATAAACCGAACTTAAACGGAAACCATAGTGTCAAATTACGATACTATGAAAATCGCAATTCCAGAATTCAAATCGATACAGGAATTGAGATTCCAGCCAAGTATTGGAACAAGGAAAAATCATTCCTTAAAAAGTCAAAAGAAGTGGGTTCTGAATTTGTTCAGTTGACACAAATGGACAGCTTGGCCAGCCAAATCGTTTCTACTTATCAAAACCAAAACAAACCGCTTTCTAAAAAACTCTTTAAAAAACAGTTCGAAGATGGCGAACCCTCGATCAACCAAAAACCGCTACAGGACTTCTTTGACGAATTCGAGGACTATTTAGAAAGTAAAAGGGGTAAGGTGGTCAAAGATGTCATTAAAGATTATAATTCCCTTACAAAGCATCTAAAAGGATTTCAGGAGTTCTCGGGCGTCATCATTGACTTTAATGCTTTTGATTATAATTTTTACCAGGAATGGACGGATTACCTCGCTTATCATGCCCCATTAAAAAACGGCGGTATTGGCATGAAGAACAATACCATTGGTAAATTGGTCAAGAACCTGAAGGCCTTTCTAAACGACCGTATGCGCAGAAATCGTATTCAGCCTATCGATTTATCGGCATTCAAGGTAGTTCAAGAAGAAGTAGACCATATTTATTTATCCGATGATGAAATTCAGGCTATTGCAAATGTGGATTGTAAAGAAGAGAAGGAACTTGAAAAAGTTAAAGATTTTTTCGTCATCGGTTGTTTGACCGGACTTCGATTTTCGGATATTTCAAGAATCCGACCTGAGTATTTGGACAACGAAGGATTTTTAAATATCCGGCAAAAGAAAACCTCTGGACGAATTGTGATACCACTTCGAAAGCAAGTCAAAACAATATTGAAAAAATACGAGGGGTATGCACCCGATATTGATTCTTTCACCTTTAATAGACGAATAAAGGAATTGGGCGATGCGGCAGAGCTGCACCAAAAAGTTGAAATCGAACACAAACGGGGAACCATCAAAGAGGCGCAGCTTTTAGAAAAGTATAAGCTTATAAGTTCACATACCTGTCGTCGCTCATTTTGCACCAACGCCTATTTGAATGGTATTGATGTACAACTTATTATGAAAATTTCAGGGCACAAGTCTGAAAAGGCCTTTCGACGTTACCTGAAAATATCCAATTATGAGGCTGCTCAAAAATTGAAGGAAGCTTGGGGGTTAGCCTAG
- a CDS encoding HTH domain-containing protein: protein MANALTSDDGAIVGVNVGAIEGAIEGVIEGATEGVKKRLVSVISKIYDKPSIKAVELRKTLDVSERTILSDLKRLEGYLDYKGSKKTGGYHLKNSIKKLLDAAKN from the coding sequence GTGGCAAATGCACTTACAAGTGATGACGGAGCTATTGTCGGAGTAAATGTCGGAGCAATTGAGGGAGCAATTGAAGGAGTAATTGAGGGAGCAACTGAGGGGGTAAAAAAACGTCTTGTTTCAGTAATATCTAAAATTTATGACAAACCCAGTATCAAAGCGGTTGAACTTAGGAAAACTCTGGATGTTTCAGAACGAACGATATTATCCGACCTTAAGCGATTGGAAGGTTATCTTGATTATAAAGGAAGTAAAAAAACAGGGGGATATCATTTGAAAAATAGCATTAAAAAATTACTCGATGCTGCCAAAAATTGA
- a CDS encoding type 1 glutamine amidotransferase, which translates to MLDFLCPNVQTEVAFPADGPKSLPTAIQLTGYDGVLWTGSALSVTENIPSVTDQLDFAETVFESGTPIYGSCWGLQIAVTVAGGEIKRGENGLEFGIAKEIMLTEAATDGPFFPKRNSNYSALCIHFDEVVKIPENGVVLAYNTHSKVQALTFDYKKSSFFGVQYHPEFKASDLAKIATLLSKKLIQNDYFSSVTEANKFISQFSDVKSLPQEIVNYRIHTQEITAWLEHIE; encoded by the coding sequence ATGCTCGACTTTTTATGTCCTAACGTACAAACAGAAGTGGCCTTTCCCGCCGACGGCCCCAAAAGTTTACCAACTGCTATACAGTTAACAGGATATGATGGGGTTCTATGGACCGGAAGTGCTTTAAGCGTAACAGAAAATATACCTTCGGTTACCGATCAACTTGATTTTGCGGAGACCGTTTTTGAAAGTGGGACACCTATTTACGGAAGTTGTTGGGGATTACAGATAGCCGTAACGGTAGCAGGTGGCGAGATAAAACGTGGTGAAAACGGATTGGAGTTTGGAATCGCCAAGGAAATCATGCTGACAGAAGCCGCTACTGACGGTCCATTTTTTCCGAAAAGAAATTCAAACTACTCAGCACTCTGCATTCATTTTGATGAAGTAGTAAAAATTCCCGAAAACGGCGTAGTTTTGGCCTATAACACCCATTCTAAGGTACAGGCATTGACTTTTGATTATAAAAAATCGTCGTTTTTTGGGGTACAGTACCACCCGGAATTCAAAGCTTCCGATTTAGCCAAAATCGCCACTCTTTTATCAAAAAAGCTTATTCAAAATGATTATTTTTCTTCGGTGACCGAAGCGAACAAGTTTATTTCTCAATTTTCCGATGTAAAGAGTTTGCCTCAAGAAATCGTAAATTACCGTATCCACACCCAGGAAATAACTGCATGGCTGGAACATATTGAGTGA
- a CDS encoding glutamine synthetase family protein: MNIETVKKYIEDNQIKNVKLAVVDMDGVLRGKYVNKNKFLSALDKGFGFCNVVFGWDSNDELYREDSFTGWKDGFTDTMATIDPSSLRMLPTEDNKSVILLADFSDSEAAKVCPRSILKKTLSRLDDLGYSVTAAFEFEFFLFNETPKSARDKNYNNLEPITPGNFGYSVLRCSSHASLYHEIMTLTEEMGMPLEGLHTETGAGVFEGAIEHSEALRSADNGVLFKTFIKVWAQQKNIMAGFMAKWSPRYPGQSGHIHISLQRKDGTAAFYDKNKTNNMSDVMRWFIGGQQHLMPEVLAMVASTCNSYTRLIPGFWAPTDASWGIDNRTCAIRAIPGSAKSQRVEYRVSAADINPHLALAAALGSGLWGIENKIEPLEPVCGNAYDVNFPDKLQLPRTLTQAAEQFKNSKAARNLFGDAFVDHYAYTREWEDRQQRMAITDWQLNRYFEII; this comes from the coding sequence ATGAATATCGAAACGGTCAAGAAATATATTGAGGACAATCAGATTAAAAATGTAAAATTGGCCGTCGTCGATATGGACGGCGTGCTTCGGGGCAAATATGTAAACAAAAACAAGTTTCTATCTGCTTTAGATAAAGGTTTTGGATTCTGTAATGTGGTTTTCGGATGGGATTCCAACGATGAGTTGTACAGGGAAGATTCCTTCACGGGGTGGAAGGACGGCTTTACAGATACAATGGCTACAATTGACCCCTCCAGTTTAAGGATGCTTCCCACCGAAGATAACAAGTCGGTAATTCTTCTTGCGGATTTTTCGGATAGCGAAGCAGCCAAGGTCTGTCCCAGATCAATCCTAAAAAAGACCTTGTCCAGATTGGACGATTTAGGATATTCGGTTACGGCCGCCTTTGAATTTGAGTTTTTTCTATTCAACGAAACACCAAAATCCGCCAGGGATAAAAATTACAACAATTTAGAACCGATTACCCCAGGCAATTTTGGCTATTCCGTACTACGCTGCTCTTCCCACGCCAGTTTATACCATGAAATAATGACCCTGACCGAGGAAATGGGAATGCCCTTGGAAGGACTCCATACGGAAACCGGGGCGGGGGTTTTCGAGGGTGCCATTGAGCATTCCGAGGCTCTGAGATCCGCGGATAACGGAGTTCTTTTTAAAACATTTATTAAGGTCTGGGCGCAACAAAAAAATATTATGGCCGGTTTTATGGCCAAATGGTCGCCAAGGTATCCGGGACAATCCGGTCATATCCATATCTCTCTTCAAAGAAAGGATGGCACAGCAGCATTTTATGATAAAAACAAAACCAATAATATGTCGGATGTAATGCGCTGGTTCATCGGCGGGCAGCAACATTTGATGCCCGAAGTCTTGGCTATGGTAGCCTCGACCTGTAATAGCTATACTCGGCTTATCCCAGGCTTTTGGGCCCCCACCGATGCATCCTGGGGAATCGATAACCGCACCTGTGCAATCAGGGCCATTCCCGGAAGCGCAAAATCACAACGGGTAGAATACCGGGTCTCCGCTGCCGATATTAATCCACATCTGGCTCTCGCAGCGGCCTTAGGTTCCGGCCTATGGGGTATTGAAAACAAAATAGAACCTTTGGAGCCTGTTTGCGGAAACGCTTATGATGTCAACTTTCCCGATAAGCTACAACTGCCAAGAACGTTGACCCAGGCCGCCGAGCAGTTTAAAAATTCAAAGGCTGCCCGTAACCTATTCGGGGATGCCTTTGTGGACCATTACGCGTACACCCGTGAATGGGAAGACCGACAGCAACGTATGGCCATAACCGATTGGCAACTGAACCGATATTTTGAAATCATATAG
- a CDS encoding plasmid mobilization protein, whose amino-acid sequence MARPKKDIESLKSIHISFRTTVDNYLIVAHNAESCGLSIADYIRMRITCKPLPRFKVSPYERKVYVELSRLGNNINQLTKKAHLGQNQPDKLKIQLVDLQKLLHEVKQAVVK is encoded by the coding sequence ATGGCAAGACCAAAAAAAGACATAGAATCGCTAAAATCGATTCATATTAGTTTTAGAACTACGGTAGATAATTATCTTATTGTGGCTCATAATGCAGAATCATGTGGACTCTCAATTGCAGATTACATACGGATGCGAATAACTTGTAAACCATTACCTAGGTTTAAAGTTTCCCCTTATGAACGAAAAGTTTACGTTGAACTAAGTAGATTGGGCAACAACATCAACCAGTTGACCAAAAAAGCCCATTTGGGGCAAAACCAGCCTGACAAATTGAAAATTCAACTTGTTGATTTACAAAAATTGTTACATGAAGTAAAACAGGCTGTTGTAAAATAA
- a CDS encoding aldehyde dehydrogenase family protein, with protein MRDTISPIDGSVYRSTTEHGTRDIENAISLAHRAFPDWAALSINERATFVTSFVAAIVADKADIATEITWQMGRPVAQSPGEINGFKDRADYMIGIAEEALHPFVPEGQSMGKRFVERVPLGIIGVMSPWNYPFLTSVNAIVPALMAGNVVLLKHSFQTPLVAERYAQAAIKAGLPKGVFQILHLNHENTARLIADPKLGGVCFTGSVKGGIAIQHALTDSFIPCGLELGGKDPAYVRADANLEHSIENLLDGSFFNSGQSCCGIERIYVHEAVYNRFIDGFVSLAKKYILGNPLEQDTDLGPMVKTEAADFVRAQIGRALHKGARSLIDETLFPSSKKGTPYLSPHVLVDVNHDMAVMTEESFGPVVGIMKVKNDEEAIGLMNDSKYGLTASLWTDDMDEAQSIAGRVEAGTIFMNRCDYLDPALAWTGYKNSGRGVTLSKFGYDHLTKVKSFHFREIK; from the coding sequence ATGAGGGACACTATTTCACCCATAGATGGCTCGGTATACCGCTCTACCACCGAACACGGCACAAGAGACATCGAAAATGCTATCAGCTTGGCCCACAGAGCATTTCCCGATTGGGCCGCTCTGTCCATTAATGAAAGAGCTACGTTCGTGACCTCTTTTGTAGCAGCGATCGTGGCCGACAAAGCGGATATCGCAACCGAGATTACATGGCAGATGGGAAGGCCCGTCGCCCAGTCTCCCGGGGAGATCAACGGGTTTAAGGACCGTGCCGACTATATGATCGGAATCGCCGAAGAGGCTCTACATCCCTTTGTGCCGGAAGGGCAAAGCATGGGAAAACGATTCGTCGAACGGGTTCCCCTTGGTATAATAGGCGTAATGAGCCCTTGGAACTATCCCTTCCTGACCTCGGTAAACGCCATAGTTCCCGCTTTAATGGCAGGAAACGTGGTACTGTTAAAGCATTCATTTCAAACACCCTTGGTCGCGGAACGCTATGCCCAAGCTGCAATTAAGGCAGGCCTTCCCAAAGGTGTATTCCAAATTTTACATTTAAACCATGAGAATACGGCCCGGCTGATTGCAGATCCCAAACTAGGAGGTGTTTGCTTTACGGGATCGGTAAAAGGAGGAATAGCGATACAGCACGCCCTGACCGACTCGTTCATCCCCTGTGGACTGGAATTGGGGGGGAAGGATCCCGCATACGTAAGGGCCGATGCCAACTTGGAGCACAGTATCGAAAATTTGTTGGACGGGTCGTTCTTTAACAGCGGGCAATCTTGTTGCGGCATTGAAAGAATTTATGTCCATGAGGCCGTTTACAATAGATTTATCGACGGCTTTGTTAGCTTGGCCAAGAAATACATTCTGGGCAATCCTTTGGAGCAGGATACCGATCTGGGGCCCATGGTGAAAACGGAAGCTGCCGACTTTGTAAGGGCACAGATCGGACGGGCCTTGCATAAAGGGGCAAGATCGTTGATAGACGAAACCTTGTTTCCTTCTTCCAAAAAAGGGACTCCGTATCTATCGCCCCATGTTTTAGTAGATGTGAATCACGACATGGCGGTGATGACCGAAGAAAGTTTTGGTCCGGTAGTGGGAATCATGAAAGTTAAGAATGATGAAGAAGCTATTGGATTGATGAACGATTCTAAATACGGCCTTACCGCCTCCCTGTGGACAGACGATATGGACGAAGCACAAAGCATAGCGGGCCGGGTTGAGGCAGGTACTATATTTATGAATCGCTGTGATTATCTAGATCCCGCCCTGGCCTGGACCGGCTACAAGAATTCGGGAAGAGGCGTTACTCTCTCGAAGTTCGGATACGACCACCTGACCAAGGTAAAATCTTTCCATTTTCGCGAAATAAAGTAA
- a CDS encoding iron-containing alcohol dehydrogenase produces MNTNWNFPTTIWFGAGRIIDLPLSCQKSGIKKPLLVTDNGLVKLDVFEEVKRILREANIDFTTYSSVQGNPTEANVLKGVLHYNKNRHDGVIAFGGGSALDAAKAIAFMSGQSRSLWDFEDVGDNWARAEIDGIAPIIAIPTTAGTGSEVGRASVILDKRSQTKKIIFHPKMLPGTVIVDPELTLGLPPHITAWTGVDAMVHAIEAYIAPGYHPMAEGIAIEAIRIISKYLPKAFNNGTDVQARGQMLVAASMGATAFQKGLGSVHSIAHQLGAIYNKEHGLLNAILLPYALKQNQSAIEEKMVYLSKVLELKKQGTDAIIEYILQLRKELNIPHTLKEIGINDDEAERIGKMAFKDPSTPSNAKPLNEDDLEKLFKAAVNGELNIL; encoded by the coding sequence ATGAATACAAATTGGAATTTTCCGACTACAATATGGTTCGGAGCTGGCAGAATAATAGACCTTCCTTTATCATGTCAAAAATCAGGAATCAAAAAACCCCTTTTGGTTACCGATAATGGATTGGTGAAATTGGATGTTTTTGAAGAGGTTAAACGAATACTAAGGGAAGCGAACATAGATTTTACCACATACAGCTCGGTACAGGGCAACCCTACGGAAGCCAATGTGCTCAAAGGGGTACTCCACTACAATAAAAATCGCCATGACGGGGTCATAGCATTTGGAGGGGGATCTGCACTCGATGCGGCCAAGGCTATTGCCTTTATGTCAGGACAATCCCGCTCCCTATGGGATTTTGAGGATGTGGGGGATAATTGGGCCCGTGCCGAAATAGACGGAATAGCCCCAATAATTGCCATTCCCACCACCGCGGGAACCGGATCTGAAGTAGGAAGAGCTTCTGTAATCTTAGATAAAAGATCACAGACGAAAAAGATAATCTTCCATCCCAAAATGTTGCCAGGAACAGTCATTGTAGATCCCGAACTGACCCTTGGGCTGCCCCCTCATATTACTGCTTGGACGGGAGTAGATGCCATGGTACATGCCATCGAAGCCTATATTGCCCCAGGATATCATCCTATGGCCGAAGGAATCGCTATCGAAGCTATTAGGATAATATCAAAGTATTTACCAAAGGCATTTAACAATGGGACCGATGTCCAGGCTAGGGGCCAAATGTTAGTTGCCGCTTCTATGGGCGCAACGGCATTTCAAAAAGGACTGGGGTCCGTGCATTCGATCGCACATCAATTGGGAGCGATATATAACAAAGAACATGGTCTGCTCAATGCAATTTTATTGCCTTATGCCCTAAAGCAAAATCAATCCGCAATTGAAGAAAAAATGGTGTACTTGAGCAAGGTGTTGGAACTAAAGAAACAGGGTACCGATGCAATAATTGAATACATTTTACAACTAAGAAAAGAGTTAAATATACCCCATACACTAAAGGAGATCGGAATTAACGACGATGAAGCCGAAAGAATCGGGAAGATGGCTTTCAAAGATCCCTCTACCCCTTCAAATGCCAAGCCTTTGAATGAGGATGATCTGGAGAAGTTATTTAAAGCGGCGGTAAACGGCGAGTTAAACATTTTATAG
- a CDS encoding DUF6577 family protein: MEPELKQTTINWRVYSLVQMGVLNRIGRGKFETGEGKNYIPEITSKLKSIYSKIQKEFPYLEICIWNTSALNEFMPHQSGSFYILVEVEKEATQSVFYFLKEANYSVFIDPTNDILDKYLPDNKDSIIITSLVTEAPTQTINGVNTTSIEKMLVDIFCDDVIFSAQQGAEMRTIFMAAISKYTVNESRMLRYADRRRKKEILKKYINSISD, encoded by the coding sequence TTGGAGCCTGAATTAAAGCAGACTACCATTAACTGGAGAGTATACTCCTTGGTTCAAATGGGGGTTCTTAATAGGATTGGTAGGGGAAAGTTTGAAACCGGAGAAGGGAAAAATTATATCCCAGAAATTACTTCGAAGTTGAAATCGATTTATTCCAAGATTCAAAAGGAATTTCCTTATTTGGAAATTTGTATTTGGAACACCTCAGCTTTGAACGAATTTATGCCCCACCAATCGGGCAGCTTTTATATATTGGTTGAAGTTGAAAAAGAAGCCACGCAATCTGTATTTTACTTTCTAAAAGAAGCGAATTATTCAGTATTCATTGACCCGACGAATGACATACTCGACAAGTATCTTCCCGATAATAAAGATTCAATAATCATTACATCTTTAGTAACGGAAGCCCCTACTCAAACCATCAATGGAGTGAACACTACTTCAATAGAAAAAATGTTGGTAGATATATTTTGTGACGACGTAATTTTTTCTGCGCAACAGGGAGCAGAAATGAGAACGATTTTTATGGCAGCAATTTCAAAGTATACCGTCAATGAAAGCCGAATGCTACGATATGCTGATAGAAGACGTAAAAAGGAAATTCTCAAAAAGTACATAAATTCAATATCAGATTAA
- a CDS encoding helix-turn-helix domain-containing protein, whose protein sequence is MKRIFIMDDSGIKEYVPAEFFQKSNSIPVENSIQENPSEDKLLTIADLVKKFQVTRPTIYAWIEKGLLKKISLGGRVLFHPDDIDTLIQEMRGISS, encoded by the coding sequence ATGAAACGAATATTTATTATGGATGATAGCGGGATAAAAGAATATGTACCCGCTGAATTTTTTCAAAAGAGCAATTCTATTCCTGTTGAAAATTCCATTCAGGAAAATCCTTCTGAAGATAAATTATTGACCATTGCCGACTTGGTAAAGAAATTTCAGGTAACAAGACCTACAATATACGCTTGGATAGAAAAAGGGTTATTGAAAAAAATATCCCTTGGTGGAAGGGTTCTATTTCATCCTGATGACATTGATACACTCATCCAAGAAATGAGGGGAATATCATCTTGA